In Scleropages formosus chromosome 10, fSclFor1.1, whole genome shotgun sequence, a single genomic region encodes these proteins:
- the rtn4rl1b gene encoding reticulon-4 receptor-like 1b — protein sequence MFKRGCGLEVLLVLWGLKLSWSCPHHCICYTAPSTVSCQAHNFLSVPEGIPADSERIFLQNNRIQQLLRGHFSPTTVTLWIYSNNISYIEPSTFLGFTLLEELDLGDNRHLRTLAADTFLGLSRLHALHLYRCGLSALPSGIFQGLRNLQYLYLQDNHLEFLQDDLFVDLHNLSHLFLHGNRLWSLHQNTFRGLGALDRLLLHHNRLQWVDRLAFHDLRRLTTLYLFNNSLTQLPAECLAQLPALEYLRLNDNPWDCGCRALPLWDWLQRFRGSTSEVGCREPPELANRNLKLLPRDELPSCSGSELLHQSKSGPRAGNDKVSLKKEHPRSHKEHPRLHHPLTPPSPLPHPPPPPFSGSAAGTGAPTGGTSAQRPRNCTRLRSRGGKGKGQNEVHTLKEMTDKEYSVPESASGASKYDHGSPNSAPPRRKHKCTPRTSVRPPSGVQQANSWAPSYQSHQSLLLLYSVLGVLGSLTSVILR from the exons GTTGTGGACTGGAGGTCCTCTTGGTTCTGTGGGGTTTGAAACTGTCCTGGTCGTGTCCACACCACTGTATCTGCTACACGGCGCCCAGTACCGTCAGCTGCCAGGCGCACAACTTCCTGTCCGTGCCCGAAGGCATCCCGGCAGACAGCGAACGTATCTTTCTGCAGAACAACCggatccagcagctcctccGTGGTCACTTCAGCCCGACCACTGTCACTCTTTGGATCTACTCCAACAACATCAGCTACATTGAGCCCTCCACTTTCCTGGGCTTTACCCTGCTGGAAGAACTGGACCTGGGGGATAACAGGCACTTGCGGACCCTggcagcagacactttccttgGGTTGAGCAGGCTTCACGCGCTGCACCTGTACCGTTGTGGCCTGAGTGCTCTGCCGAGTGGCATCTTCCAGGGTCTACGAAACCTACAGTACCTCTACCTACAG gaCAACCACCTGGAGTTCCTGCAGGACGACCTGTTCGTGGACCTCCACAACCTGAGCCACCTGTTCTTGCACGGGAATCGGCTGTGGAGTCTGCACCAGAACACCTTCCGGGGGTTGGGTGCTCTGGACCGCTTGCTGCTGCACCACAACCGGCTGCAGTGGGTAGACCGACTGGCATTCCATGACTTACGGCGCCTCACTACACTCTACCTGTTCAACAACTCACTGACGCAGCTGCCGGCAGAGTGCTTGGCACAGCTGCCCGCGCTGGAGTACCTGCGCCTCAATGACAACCCATGGGACTGCGGCTGTCGGGCACTGCCGCTGTGGGACTGGCTGCAGCGATTCCGCGGTTCTACCTCCGAGGTGGGCTGCCGCGAGCCACCCGAGCTGGCTAACCGGAACCTCAAACTGCTGCCCCGGGATGAGCTGCCTAGCTGCTCGGGCTCTGAGCTGCTACACCAGAGTAAATCAGGCCCCCGAGCAGGTAACGATAAGGTGTCCTTGAAGAAGGAACACCCCCGCTCCCACAAGGAGCACCCACGCCTCCACCACCCCCTCACACCACCTTCACCCTTgccccatcccccaccaccccccttcAGCGGTTCAGCCGCAGGGACTGGGGCGCCAACAGGGGGCACCTCCGCGCAGCGGCCACGAAACTGCACGCGCCTGCGCAGCCGGGGGGGCAAGGGAAAGGGGCAGAATGAGGTGCACACCCTGAAGGAGATGACTGACAAGGAGTATTCAGTCCCTGAATCTGCCTCTGGGGCCAGCAAGTATGACCACGGTAGCCCCAATAGTGCCCCCCCTCGGAGGAAGCACAAGTGCACTCCTCGGACCTCGGTGCGCCCCCCCAGTGGGGTCCAGCAAGCTAATAGCTGGGCACCATCCTACCAATCCCATCAGTCCTTGCTACTGCTGTACAGTGTCTTGGGAGTTCTTGGATCCCTGACCTCAGTCATACTGCGCTGA